A genomic region of Brevibacillus sp. JNUCC-41 contains the following coding sequences:
- a CDS encoding DUF2621 domain-containing protein gives MLSGWFLWFILFWVALLIILMSIGGFFMFRKFLKRFPKEDGKSDMDWEEYYLEQTKHLWSKQQKELLEDLVSPVPELFRDVARHKIAGKIGELALKEKAGDITEDLVIRGYIIATPKRDHKFLQKKLAERKVNMGPYEHLFS, from the coding sequence TTGCTTAGTGGATGGTTTTTATGGTTTATTCTATTTTGGGTAGCCCTATTAATTATATTGATGAGCATAGGTGGCTTTTTCATGTTTCGGAAGTTCCTGAAAAGATTTCCGAAAGAAGATGGAAAATCCGATATGGATTGGGAAGAATATTATTTGGAACAAACAAAGCACTTATGGTCAAAGCAGCAAAAGGAATTGCTGGAAGATTTAGTGAGTCCTGTGCCAGAACTTTTTCGTGATGTTGCACGTCATAAAATCGCGGGGAAAATCGGAGAGTTGGCGTTAAAGGAAAAAGCGGGCGATATTACGGAAGATTTGGTGATACGCGGCTATATCATTGCCACACCAAAACGTGACCATAAATTTTTACAAAAAAAATTGGCTGAAAGAAAGGTGAATATGGGTCCATATGAACACTTATTCAGCTAA
- a CDS encoding MBL fold metallo-hydrolase, producing MIITEPSGNYQQITDYLIRIGIPVPFPMKHVYCYLFRMKEEIVLVDVGFPTEIAKKYWEEVLEELCMKPTDISKIILTHFHPDHTGLISWMQQRTGARVYMSDAEAQMIKTVFGGNTKQAEAIYELFGKHSVPEPLLTKVRENVLFFSNKVSPLPEIESFQETYIDSPGGRWSAKTYGGHAEGHLCFYQETQKIMLIGDVVLNKITPNISLWPNSDQNPLKSYFSTLHQLVDQDVSIAYPAHGTPIVNLAQRAKEIIEHHHERIATILTILESKKDAYKITEKLFQHKKLTDHQWRFAIAETLAHLEYLVAENRIQKISNGGMFRYEL from the coding sequence ATGATCATTACTGAGCCATCTGGGAACTATCAACAAATAACGGATTATTTGATTCGCATAGGCATACCTGTTCCATTCCCCATGAAGCATGTTTATTGTTATTTATTTCGAATGAAAGAAGAAATCGTACTGGTGGATGTTGGGTTTCCAACAGAAATCGCCAAGAAGTATTGGGAAGAAGTCCTTGAAGAGTTGTGCATGAAACCAACAGATATATCAAAGATTATCCTGACCCATTTTCACCCTGATCATACTGGTTTAATCAGCTGGATGCAGCAAAGAACCGGTGCTCGCGTTTATATGAGTGATGCGGAAGCCCAGATGATTAAAACTGTCTTTGGAGGGAATACAAAACAGGCTGAAGCAATATACGAATTATTTGGTAAACATTCCGTACCTGAGCCTTTGTTGACTAAAGTGAGAGAAAACGTATTGTTTTTCTCGAATAAAGTGAGTCCACTTCCTGAGATTGAAAGTTTTCAAGAAACCTATATAGATAGTCCTGGAGGAAGATGGAGCGCCAAAACATATGGCGGTCATGCGGAGGGACATCTATGTTTTTATCAAGAGACCCAAAAAATCATGTTAATAGGCGATGTAGTATTGAATAAGATCACTCCGAATATTAGTCTTTGGCCAAATTCCGATCAAAACCCTCTAAAAAGTTACTTTTCTACTTTGCATCAACTTGTTGATCAGGATGTGAGCATTGCATATCCTGCACATGGAACACCAATAGTGAACCTTGCCCAGCGGGCTAAGGAAATCATTGAACATCATCATGAACGTATAGCGACCATTTTAACCATTCTGGAATCAAAAAAAGACGCGTATAAGATTACGGAAAAGCTTTTTCAACATAAGAAGCTCACTGATCATCAATGGCGATTCGCCATTGCGGAAACGTTAGCACATCTGGAATATTTAGTTGCAGAAAACAGAATACAAAAAATTTCAAATGGCGGAATGTTTCGCTACGAATTATAA
- a CDS encoding enoyl-CoA hydratase/isomerase family protein translates to MSTAVETKQTLTIQKNKETGVAEVHLHINKTNAYTLDFYKELNAAIDDIRFDPDMKVAVLMSDMPKFFSVGADINFLKAADPVFKTQFCLFCNETLDKIARSPQIWIACLEGHTVGGGLEMAMGCDLRFMGDHAGKIGLPEVNLGVLAGTGGTQRMARLVGHSKAIDLNITGESISPQEAKEIRLVDRVFPQDEIREKTLEYAKNVANKASYAVTNIKLSIMNGKEMPLNAAIRYEGEIQNLLFRSEDAKEGLASFLEKREPQWKGK, encoded by the coding sequence ATGAGTACAGCAGTCGAAACAAAGCAGACGCTTACAATTCAAAAAAACAAAGAAACTGGGGTAGCGGAGGTACATCTTCATATTAATAAGACTAATGCCTATACACTTGATTTTTACAAAGAATTAAATGCTGCGATTGATGATATTCGTTTTGATCCAGATATGAAAGTGGCTGTATTAATGAGTGATATGCCTAAGTTTTTCTCGGTCGGAGCGGACATTAACTTCCTTAAAGCTGCTGATCCGGTTTTTAAAACACAATTCTGCTTATTCTGTAATGAAACTCTTGATAAAATTGCTCGTTCACCGCAAATCTGGATAGCATGCCTCGAAGGTCACACGGTAGGCGGGGGACTGGAAATGGCGATGGGTTGTGATCTTCGCTTTATGGGTGATCATGCAGGGAAAATCGGTTTACCGGAAGTTAACCTTGGGGTCCTTGCAGGTACTGGGGGGACACAACGTATGGCTAGATTAGTTGGTCACTCCAAGGCAATCGACCTGAATATCACAGGGGAGTCCATCTCACCTCAGGAAGCTAAGGAAATACGATTAGTAGATCGGGTTTTCCCACAAGATGAAATACGTGAAAAAACATTGGAATATGCCAAAAATGTCGCAAATAAGGCTAGTTACGCAGTAACTAATATAAAACTATCGATAATGAACGGTAAAGAAATGCCTTTAAACGCGGCGATTCGTTATGAAGGGGAAATACAGAATCTTTTATTCCGCTCTGAAGATGCTAAAGAAGGTTTAGCTTCCTTCCTTGAAAAGCGTGAACCACAGTGGAAAGGTAAATGA
- a CDS encoding YeeE/YedE family protein: MLQMIIFGIICGLLLGFVLQRGRFCVVGAYRDLILAKDGRMFLATFIVIAIQSIGVYALNDTGVIQFGNDGFPWLGTIVGGFIFGIGMVLAGGCATGTWYRAGEGMIGSWVALFGYMLGAAMTKYGVWKLAGDNLLSYRTSDTYIHETLNVSPWVLVIIVTLLVGLLVIREMRKPKLPIFKMKPKKTGLAHILFEKRWHPFVTALLVGLIAIMAWPLSAMTGRMFGLGITAPSANILTFLITGDDALIDWGTFLVLGIFLGAFIAAKGSGEFRWRLPDMKTLRNNAIGGVIMGFGASVAGGCTIGNGLVNSALFAWQGWIAIVFFLLGTWVATYFTIIRKQKQTAAASKAA; encoded by the coding sequence ATGTTACAAATGATTATCTTCGGGATTATTTGTGGTTTACTGCTGGGATTTGTGCTTCAAAGAGGCCGTTTCTGTGTTGTTGGTGCATATCGTGATTTGATTTTAGCTAAAGATGGACGGATGTTCTTAGCTACATTTATTGTAATAGCAATACAAAGTATTGGTGTTTATGCATTGAATGATACAGGGGTCATTCAGTTTGGAAATGATGGTTTTCCATGGTTGGGAACAATCGTGGGTGGCTTTATTTTTGGCATTGGTATGGTTCTGGCAGGAGGTTGCGCCACTGGAACATGGTATCGTGCCGGAGAGGGTATGATCGGAAGTTGGGTTGCTCTTTTTGGATACATGCTAGGGGCAGCAATGACGAAATATGGTGTATGGAAATTGGCTGGAGATAATCTTTTATCTTATCGTACAAGTGATACGTATATTCATGAAACATTAAATGTTTCGCCATGGGTGCTTGTTATTATTGTGACACTTTTGGTTGGCCTATTGGTGATTCGTGAAATGAGAAAGCCGAAACTTCCTATCTTTAAAATGAAACCGAAAAAAACGGGATTGGCCCACATCTTATTCGAGAAACGGTGGCATCCCTTTGTTACGGCATTATTGGTCGGTCTTATTGCAATCATGGCATGGCCGCTAAGTGCAATGACAGGCAGGATGTTCGGACTAGGAATTACAGCGCCTTCCGCGAACATTCTAACATTCCTTATAACAGGAGACGATGCGTTAATCGATTGGGGTACGTTTTTAGTATTGGGTATTTTCCTTGGTGCTTTCATTGCTGCCAAAGGAAGCGGGGAATTCCGTTGGCGTTTGCCTGATATGAAAACGTTACGTAACAATGCAATTGGCGGTGTGATCATGGGGTTCGGTGCAAGTGTTGCCGGGGGATGCACAATCGGTAATGGTCTGGTGAACTCGGCGCTATTTGCTTGGCAGGGGTGGATCGCGATTGTCTTTTTCCTGCTGGGTACATGGGTAGCAACTTATTTCACGATTATCCGAAAGCAAAAGCAGACAGCTGCTGCATCCAAAGCGGCATAA
- a CDS encoding PaaX family transcriptional regulator, whose product MKPRSLLYTLFGDFVQFYGGEVWIGTLIKMMGHFGVSESSVRGAILRLVQQDLITGRKIGNKSYYSLTQKGKRNMDDGVKRVYTIRNNHWDGLWRVVTYSIPEEKRVLRNQVRKELSWTGFGLLSNSIWVSPNPLEKQVLTLMDTYDLKDYLIIFSSSQVITHSNEEILRACWNLNEINKNYLTFIQQYETKLQDMQQAVWEDSISNEECFYERTRLVHEYRKFLFMDPGFPLDLLPEDWHGIKARELFWNIHQLTSVKAVKYFESIMEYPPDKAGFVNREKAINPFSEIYHD is encoded by the coding sequence ATGAAACCAAGGTCATTATTGTATACTCTTTTTGGTGATTTCGTCCAATTCTACGGCGGGGAAGTATGGATTGGGACACTTATTAAAATGATGGGGCATTTTGGTGTTTCTGAATCCTCTGTGCGTGGGGCTATTCTCCGTCTTGTCCAACAGGATTTAATTACTGGGCGAAAAATAGGCAATAAAAGCTATTATTCATTAACTCAAAAAGGGAAACGCAATATGGATGATGGTGTCAAACGTGTTTATACGATCCGGAATAATCATTGGGATGGTTTGTGGAGAGTTGTTACTTACTCCATCCCTGAAGAAAAGCGAGTGCTGAGGAATCAAGTGCGTAAGGAATTGAGCTGGACAGGTTTCGGGCTATTGTCCAATAGTATATGGGTCAGTCCCAATCCTTTGGAAAAACAAGTTCTGACCTTGATGGATACATATGATTTAAAGGACTACCTGATTATTTTCAGTTCTAGTCAAGTCATCACCCACTCAAATGAAGAGATTTTACGTGCTTGTTGGAATTTAAATGAAATAAACAAGAACTATTTAACTTTCATACAGCAATATGAAACGAAGCTTCAGGACATGCAGCAGGCTGTATGGGAAGATAGCATTTCAAATGAAGAATGTTTTTATGAACGAACCCGTCTTGTTCATGAATATAGGAAGTTCCTTTTCATGGACCCTGGTTTCCCACTAGATTTATTACCAGAAGACTGGCATGGAATCAAGGCTAGGGAGCTATTTTGGAATATTCATCAGCTCACCTCGGTCAAAGCAGTGAAATATTTTGAATCAATCATGGAATATCCTCCCGATAAAGCAGGATTTGTAAATCGTGAGAAAGCCATTAACCCTTTTTCAGAAATCTATCATGATTAA
- a CDS encoding DUF3219 family protein: MVDKVILNDVPLHVTDFLSETVKDSEGKEIRKVSFNFKVTHSEYHDITTLLYQMLFDLKIPQSNEEFRAEIFNYATTVTNLYEENAVGEFSLVLLEVNGQE; encoded by the coding sequence ATGGTAGACAAGGTCATTTTAAACGATGTTCCACTGCATGTCACTGACTTTCTTTCTGAAACTGTAAAGGATTCTGAAGGAAAGGAAATCAGAAAAGTCAGTTTCAATTTCAAGGTTACACATAGTGAATATCATGATATTACAACACTGCTTTATCAAATGCTATTTGATTTAAAGATTCCACAGTCAAACGAGGAGTTTCGAGCAGAAATCTTTAACTATGCAACTACGGTCACGAATCTATATGAAGAAAATGCGGTGGGGGAATTTTCACTTGTCTTGCTGGAAGTGAACGGTCAGGAATGA
- a CDS encoding sulfurtransferase TusA family protein, with protein MAKVLETNGMVCPFPLVEAKEAIVDMAIGEELIINFDCTQATESIPRWAATEGHEITEFEQIDDAKWRIIVKKGK; from the coding sequence ATGGCAAAAGTATTGGAAACGAATGGAATGGTATGTCCATTCCCTTTAGTGGAAGCAAAAGAAGCGATAGTGGACATGGCAATAGGAGAGGAATTAATCATTAATTTCGATTGCACACAAGCAACGGAGAGCATTCCGCGTTGGGCTGCTACCGAAGGTCATGAAATCACGGAGTTTGAGCAAATCGATGACGCTAAATGGCGTATAATCGTGAAAAAGGGGAAATAA
- a CDS encoding Hsp20/alpha crystallin family protein, whose protein sequence is MQDNQHGSQMNEVEKFDEWVKSFFLDPETCALDHQLFSIDIYESDDEYMVEAVLENHDVKDIKVCLCDNELSIIVDDTDKPILEKKEDTLPTQRKIPFPFSICSRRITAEFSNPILVIRIHKFSPGKTAEDINIE, encoded by the coding sequence ATGCAAGACAATCAACATGGATCGCAAATGAATGAGGTTGAAAAGTTTGACGAATGGGTAAAAAGTTTTTTTCTGGATCCGGAAACTTGTGCGTTGGATCATCAACTTTTTTCAATTGATATATACGAAAGTGACGATGAGTATATGGTGGAGGCGGTTTTGGAAAATCATGATGTGAAAGATATAAAAGTTTGCCTATGTGATAATGAGCTATCGATCATCGTTGACGATACTGATAAGCCAATTCTTGAAAAAAAAGAAGATACACTGCCCACACAGAGAAAGATCCCTTTCCCCTTTTCGATTTGCTCTCGAAGAATTACCGCTGAATTCTCGAATCCGATCTTGGTGATTCGCATCCATAAGTTTTCCCCCGGAAAAACGGCTGAAGATATTAACATTGAGTAG
- a CDS encoding SbcC/MukB-like Walker B domain-containing protein: MRPDILTMQAFGPYAGRETIDFNSLGERTMFVISGKTGAGKTTIFDGISFAIYGKASGEDRSGQDLRSQFAEDDILTEVSLQFTLRGKTYLVTRSPQQERKKKSGEGTTTVGAKAELYEILAEGKKLLGANVREVEEKIKVLIGLDANQFRQILMIPQNEFRKLLTSDSKDKEQILQKLFHTELYKRIEEKLKEEASILKKESEKSAQRRIELMKGIQPGNNVELQAQIQWEEPNEQQVLPLLQEVILQAAEKSENINKQIQEKQKARDQVNQELSKAVDLLNRFSEKEKLRNEKEALEAKLPEMESVKVQIKMAHKAASLEKQEQYYLRIGKQVQEANAELHKLNEQSEKLRIERIEKQDSYDKEKLKDDQREQAVRTVHQLEQVKEAVMTFASLKAQVTLDEKEWQISKRLREKTVSEHLAVEAEAEKVVQEKTEAEKAAVLYRDQEIEAERNNQSLSKIKKLQAVLNEIQNTKRVLDDKDNRFQELQRIQIQEKEKLETLNRNWRSGQAGMLASVLHSGENCPVCGSLSHPKPAKLHEHMPTDLELKEQENKLKTAEQQKSKAESEYYQAKYKYDALVESSQEKLSDLQNDMPEFKCENIDAHLLQFGQKGKVLQEQLKELMRKKSLFNDLEKRLQDLKEKASQLKDNMISLERKEDQGKTRYIENSTKLTGLTDSLPDGIRTEEGYNEAYQMAVNTQKRLQSALEDAQKNLQLVKERESAIIAKKESLSGNIEALNTELKEEREKLITDMTNQGFSNYKEYTAAKKSEAALGNLEEQVQQYNQNWQSVLSLFHDLEMKLKDVAKPDLEGLKKTFEFIDGELESLRQKQNEMQAEIRTNEEIKKKLSQIREDQKSLDERYSIVGHLSEISKGQNSFKITFERYVLAAFLDDILKEANSRLLKMTSGRYQLLRKLDPTRRNIQSGLELSVYDQYTGHERHVKTLSGGESFKASLALALGLADVVQQNAGGISLETMFIDEGFGTLDPESLDHAIEALMDIQSTGRLVGIISHVPELKERIDAQLQVISTQNGSRTSFYFAG, encoded by the coding sequence ATGAGACCCGATATTTTAACGATGCAGGCATTTGGGCCATATGCAGGAAGGGAAACTATTGACTTTAATTCCCTTGGAGAACGAACGATGTTTGTCATTTCTGGAAAGACAGGCGCAGGGAAAACAACGATATTTGATGGTATTAGTTTTGCGATATATGGAAAAGCCAGTGGTGAAGATCGAAGCGGGCAAGATTTACGAAGTCAGTTTGCCGAAGATGATATATTGACGGAAGTCTCGTTACAATTTACCCTGCGTGGAAAAACGTATTTGGTTACCCGGTCCCCGCAGCAGGAACGCAAGAAAAAATCAGGTGAAGGAACAACAACGGTTGGAGCAAAGGCTGAATTATATGAGATATTGGCAGAAGGAAAAAAATTGCTGGGAGCAAATGTACGGGAAGTTGAAGAAAAAATCAAAGTACTCATTGGACTTGACGCTAATCAATTCCGGCAAATCCTGATGATTCCTCAGAATGAATTTCGAAAACTGTTAACATCCGACAGCAAGGATAAAGAACAGATTCTCCAGAAATTATTTCATACTGAACTTTATAAACGAATAGAAGAAAAATTAAAAGAAGAGGCTTCCATCCTAAAAAAGGAAAGTGAAAAAAGTGCACAGCGGCGAATTGAATTAATGAAAGGCATCCAGCCTGGCAATAATGTGGAATTACAGGCACAAATACAATGGGAAGAGCCTAATGAACAACAGGTCTTACCGCTGTTACAGGAAGTCATTTTGCAAGCGGCAGAAAAAAGTGAGAATATAAATAAACAAATACAGGAAAAGCAGAAAGCTCGTGATCAAGTTAATCAAGAACTTTCAAAAGCTGTCGATTTATTAAACCGATTTTCGGAAAAAGAAAAACTGCGAAATGAAAAGGAAGCCCTTGAAGCAAAGCTGCCAGAAATGGAATCTGTGAAAGTCCAAATAAAAATGGCACACAAAGCGGCTTCGCTTGAAAAGCAGGAACAATACTATTTGCGAATTGGCAAACAAGTACAAGAGGCGAATGCCGAACTTCATAAATTAAATGAGCAGTCCGAGAAGTTACGGATTGAGCGCATTGAGAAGCAGGATTCCTATGATAAGGAAAAGTTGAAGGATGATCAAAGAGAGCAGGCAGTACGGACTGTTCATCAGCTTGAGCAGGTAAAAGAGGCAGTCATGACTTTTGCAAGCTTAAAAGCACAGGTTACTTTAGATGAAAAAGAGTGGCAAATTAGTAAACGGCTACGTGAAAAAACTGTTTCGGAGCATCTGGCCGTTGAAGCGGAAGCAGAGAAAGTCGTTCAAGAAAAAACAGAAGCGGAAAAAGCGGCTGTTCTTTATCGTGACCAGGAAATTGAAGCAGAAAGAAATAATCAATCGTTATCGAAGATTAAAAAGCTTCAAGCAGTTCTTAATGAAATCCAGAATACGAAACGAGTTCTGGATGATAAGGATAATCGGTTCCAAGAGTTACAAAGAATACAAATTCAGGAGAAGGAAAAACTGGAAACCCTGAACCGAAACTGGAGATCTGGTCAAGCGGGTATGCTTGCTTCCGTGCTGCACTCTGGAGAAAATTGTCCTGTGTGCGGTTCGCTAAGTCATCCAAAACCAGCGAAATTGCATGAGCATATGCCGACGGATTTGGAACTGAAAGAGCAAGAAAACAAACTGAAAACTGCAGAGCAACAAAAAAGCAAAGCGGAAAGTGAATATTATCAAGCGAAATACAAATATGATGCACTGGTGGAGTCTTCACAAGAGAAGCTTAGTGACTTACAAAATGATATGCCAGAGTTTAAGTGTGAAAATATTGATGCTCATTTGCTGCAGTTTGGACAAAAAGGAAAAGTGCTGCAAGAGCAGCTAAAAGAATTGATGCGGAAAAAGTCTCTATTCAATGATCTGGAAAAAAGGTTGCAGGATTTAAAAGAGAAAGCATCCCAGCTTAAGGATAATATGATCTCTTTAGAGAGAAAAGAGGACCAAGGGAAAACGAGGTATATTGAAAACTCCACAAAACTAACAGGATTAACCGATTCCCTGCCAGACGGAATACGGACTGAGGAAGGATATAATGAAGCATATCAAATGGCTGTAAATACACAGAAACGCTTACAATCGGCCTTGGAAGATGCACAAAAAAACCTCCAACTGGTGAAGGAAAGAGAATCGGCCATCATTGCAAAAAAAGAATCCCTAAGTGGAAATATAGAGGCCTTAAATACAGAATTGAAAGAGGAGCGGGAAAAGTTAATTACGGATATGACCAATCAAGGCTTTTCCAATTATAAAGAATATACGGCAGCAAAAAAATCGGAAGCGGCTCTTGGAAATTTGGAGGAGCAAGTACAGCAGTATAATCAAAATTGGCAAAGTGTTTTAAGTCTGTTTCATGATTTGGAAATGAAATTAAAAGATGTGGCCAAACCAGATCTTGAAGGATTGAAAAAGACTTTCGAATTCATAGATGGAGAATTGGAGTCGTTGCGCCAAAAACAGAATGAAATGCAGGCTGAAATTCGGACTAACGAAGAAATCAAAAAGAAATTGTCGCAAATCAGGGAAGATCAGAAAAGTTTAGATGAAAGGTACAGTATCGTCGGTCATCTGTCCGAGATTTCCAAAGGTCAAAACTCCTTCAAAATAACTTTTGAACGATATGTACTGGCAGCCTTTTTAGATGATATCTTAAAAGAAGCCAATTCAAGGCTGCTGAAAATGACAAGCGGCAGATATCAGCTGTTGCGAAAGCTTGATCCTACACGCAGGAACATCCAAAGCGGTCTGGAGTTATCTGTGTATGACCAATATACAGGGCATGAGAGACATGTCAAAACCCTTTCGGGAGGCGAGAGCTTCAAGGCATCCCTTGCACTTGCTTTGGGTCTTGCGGATGTTGTCCAGCAGAATGCAGGCGGTATTTCACTTGAAACGATGTTCATCGATGAAGGTTTCGGTACGCTCGACCCTGAATCTCTTGATCATGCGATTGAAGCATTAATGGATATACAAAGCACCGGTAGACTGGTAGGGATAATTTCCCATGTGCCAGAATTGAAAGAAAGAATCGATGCACAGCTGCAAGTCATATCCACGCAAAATGGAAGTCGAACGTCCTTTTATTTTGCTGGATAA
- a CDS encoding exonuclease SbcCD subunit D has translation MKFIHTADWHLGKIVHGVHMTDDQRHALLQFIEIVEEEKPDAVVIAGDLYDRSVPPTEAVELLDEILYTINVKMNTPIVAISGNHDSAERLSFGSSWYRHSQLYIHGKLTKKCEPVRIKGVNFYCVPYAEPGTVRHLFEDDSIHSHQEAMKRITGTIAENFNKDEPNVFVGHAFVLGGKTSDSERVLSVGGSGCVSSDLFDAFDYTALGHLHSPDAIRHPKVFYSGSLLKYSFSEAKQNKSLSIVDMQEDGSFDIRYRSLAPKFDMREISGVMEELLDPVFYQSQKRDDYLKITLNDEGALIDPINRLRQIYPNVLHLERKWDLTDLRRKKSFSSVKDERKSELDLFETFYQEMTDRDFDSQKQDLMVSVIEAVKKEEALK, from the coding sequence ATGAAATTTATCCATACGGCAGATTGGCATTTAGGAAAAATCGTTCACGGTGTACATATGACTGATGATCAAAGGCATGCACTCTTGCAATTCATAGAAATTGTCGAAGAGGAAAAACCGGATGCCGTTGTGATTGCCGGTGATCTATATGATCGTTCCGTTCCGCCGACTGAAGCGGTGGAGCTTCTTGATGAAATCCTTTATACGATTAATGTGAAAATGAATACACCGATCGTTGCGATATCGGGAAACCATGATTCTGCGGAAAGGCTCTCATTCGGTTCATCATGGTATCGTCATAGCCAGTTATACATTCATGGGAAATTGACAAAAAAATGTGAGCCGGTTCGCATCAAGGGCGTGAACTTTTATTGTGTTCCATATGCAGAACCTGGGACGGTTCGCCATCTTTTTGAAGATGATAGCATCCATTCCCATCAAGAAGCGATGAAGCGGATAACCGGAACGATTGCCGAGAATTTCAATAAAGATGAGCCGAATGTCTTCGTAGGACATGCTTTTGTATTAGGCGGAAAAACGAGCGATTCGGAAAGGGTCTTGTCTGTAGGTGGCTCCGGCTGTGTTTCATCCGACTTATTCGATGCATTCGATTATACGGCACTTGGGCATCTACATAGCCCAGACGCAATCCGTCATCCTAAGGTGTTTTACTCTGGATCACTATTAAAATATTCTTTTTCCGAGGCCAAGCAAAATAAGTCGCTTTCCATCGTCGATATGCAAGAAGATGGAAGCTTTGATATACGCTATCGATCTTTGGCACCCAAGTTCGATATGAGGGAAATATCCGGAGTTATGGAAGAGTTACTCGATCCCGTTTTCTATCAATCGCAAAAAAGGGATGACTATTTGAAAATAACACTAAATGATGAGGGGGCACTCATCGATCCTATTAACCGCTTGCGCCAGATTTATCCGAACGTACTACATTTAGAGCGTAAATGGGATTTGACCGATCTTAGAAGAAAAAAATCTTTCTCCTCTGTAAAAGATGAACGGAAATCAGAATTGGACCTGTTTGAAACGTTTTACCAAGAAATGACCGATCGGGATTTTGATTCTCAAAAGCAGGATTTGATGGTTTCGGTAATTGAGGCAGTTAAGAAAGAGGAGGCTTTGAAATGA
- a CDS encoding acyl-CoA thioesterase — protein MEETHLKRRVNETKFQIQWGDTDRAGIVYYPNYYKWFDLAGHNFFRSIDMSPKYLEEEKRIIIPLLEAKCTFEKPLYYDDEVTVYTHVNEVKTKTIRFHHEVYCGDNRTGYGYEIRAWTSIGDDGFKAVPIPESIKRILKVL, from the coding sequence ATGGAAGAAACTCATTTGAAAAGGCGCGTGAACGAAACGAAATTTCAAATTCAATGGGGTGATACAGACCGAGCAGGAATTGTCTATTATCCGAATTATTATAAATGGTTTGATTTAGCGGGTCATAATTTTTTTCGTTCCATAGATATGAGCCCTAAATATTTAGAAGAAGAGAAGAGGATCATCATTCCATTACTCGAAGCTAAGTGTACTTTTGAAAAACCGCTGTACTATGACGATGAAGTGACAGTATACACTCATGTGAATGAGGTGAAAACAAAGACCATTCGTTTTCATCATGAGGTTTATTGTGGTGATAATAGGACTGGGTATGGTTATGAAATTCGCGCTTGGACTTCCATCGGTGATGATGGGTTCAAGGCTGTACCAATTCCAGAAAGTATAAAAAGAATATTAAAAGTCCTTTAG
- a CDS encoding CcdC family protein has protein sequence MIYISTGIAIVMAIGVFMLRMKETKKPVNEKKIILPPLFMSTGALMFIFPMFRVTRYELLEALVAGMLFSILLIKTSKFEVRDEKIYILRSKAFIFILIGLMVVRLVAKLMLGSTIEIGVLSGMFFLLAFAMIVPWRIAMLYQYKKVKAASFGRSSMV, from the coding sequence ATGATATATATATCAACAGGTATAGCGATTGTGATGGCAATAGGTGTTTTCATGTTACGGATGAAGGAAACGAAAAAACCAGTTAATGAAAAGAAAATCATTTTACCGCCGCTTTTTATGAGTACGGGTGCGTTGATGTTTATTTTCCCGATGTTCCGGGTGACTCGATACGAATTGTTGGAGGCTCTTGTTGCAGGGATGTTATTTTCCATCTTATTGATAAAAACATCTAAATTTGAAGTTAGAGATGAAAAAATTTATATTCTGCGATCTAAAGCTTTCATATTCATATTGATTGGTCTCATGGTGGTTCGACTGGTGGCAAAACTGATGTTGGGAAGCACGATTGAAATCGGTGTATTGAGTGGAATGTTTTTCTTACTTGCTTTTGCGATGATCGTTCCGTGGAGAATTGCCATGCTTTACCAATATAAGAAGGTTAAAGCAGCTAGTTTCGGCAGAAGTAGCATGGTGTAA